Below is a window of Actinomycetota bacterium DNA.
TACAGCCCACCGTTCGTGGGACGCGGTCTCGCGTTCCCCCTGCGTACCAGCACGACCGGCGCGCTGGCACTCGTCGAGGACCGCACCGAACTGGAGGAGGCGATCCGTCTCATCGTCGGCACGGCGCCGGGGGAGCGGCCGATGCGCCCGGAGTTCGGGTGCCGCATCCACGACTACGTGTTCGCGCCCATCAACGACACCACC
It encodes the following:
- a CDS encoding GPW/gp25 family protein; its protein translation is MAYSPPFVGRGLAFPLRTSTTGALALVEDRTELEEAIRLIVGTAPGERPMRPEFGCRIHDYVFAPINDTTIGSIIHAVERAMERWEPRIDVERVEVFADDETEGLLYIRLSYRVKESNDERNLVFPFYTIPDHEE